The candidate division WOR-3 bacterium genome has a segment encoding these proteins:
- a CDS encoding PTS sugar transporter subunit IIA, giving the protein MNLASLLSRDRINLEMKSTKKEEVLKDLVYMIKSKTDAELIYSTLLKREELGSTGIGKGIAIPHCRSLAVSKLEIAIGRTIKPINFNAIDKKPVSLFFLIIAPPQDPGNQYLITLGKIVQISRELTKNNLINKPQTPDEFISLINEIEKKIAKKR; this is encoded by the coding sequence ATGAATCTTGCGAGTCTGCTTTCCAGAGATAGAATAAATCTGGAAATGAAATCAACAAAAAAAGAGGAAGTATTAAAAGACTTGGTGTATATGATAAAAAGCAAAACCGATGCCGAGTTAATTTATTCAACTTTATTAAAAAGAGAAGAGTTGGGTTCAACCGGCATTGGAAAGGGAATAGCAATTCCTCATTGTCGTTCACTTGCAGTAAGCAAATTAGAGATTGCAATTGGTAGAACTATAAAGCCAATAAATTTTAATGCCATTGATAAAAAACCGGTATCATTGTTTTTTTTAATCATTGCACCACCCCAGGACCCGGGCAATCAATATCTTATAACTCTTGGTAAGATTGTGCAGATTTCCCGTGAATTGACCAAAAACAATCTGATAAATAAACCTCAAACACCAGATGAATTTATTTCTTTAATAAATGAAATAGAAAAAAAGATTGCCAAAAAGAGGTAA